The segment ATCGTTAAGTGATAAAGAAATAGCAGCTAAACTAAGGGTTTCTAAAGTAAATGTGTGGAGAATGAGACAAAAGTGGGAAAGTGGAGAAACTTCTGTTAGCGAGGACTCTAGACTAACAATTAGTGAAGATACTTTTGAACACCTTTTGTCGCAAACCTTTAGATCAGAAGTTAACGCTAGGAAAGTTAGAAGCGAATTGGATTTAGAGCGAGCCAATTTAGAATTAGGGTTTATACATGCATTTAAGCGATATTCTAGTGTTGAGCTTTTTAGTATGCATACTAAAATAGAAAATTTAAGAGCCGAAATTGATGCTTTAAATAAAGCAAGTAGTAAAAAAAACAAGCAAGTTGTTAATGGAGAAATTAATTCTTTAAAAAGTGAGCTTGATGAATATGTAAAGGAGTGCTCAAT is part of the Borreliella burgdorferi B31 genome and harbors:
- a CDS encoding DUF603 domain-containing protein, which translates into the protein MKRAKRSFNDYVAYFREGSLSDKEIAAKLRVSKVNVWRMRQKWESGETSVSEDSRLTISEDTFEHLLSQTFRSEVNARKVRSELDLERANLELGFIHAFKRYSSVELFSMHTKIENLRAEIDALNKASSKKNKQVVNGEINSLKSELDEYVKECSIREMELYYECMKKLSSAHEVENKGNYKSYKGYK